The sequence below is a genomic window from Coffea arabica cultivar ET-39 chromosome 4c, Coffea Arabica ET-39 HiFi, whole genome shotgun sequence.
aataatttttaaattaattttattgaaatgtAATGGAAAGAAATTCTTTCCAATGTAACGGAGAAGAGCCTAGTCCCAAATCAAATACAGGTACCTCTCTTTGTCCTATCCTAAATctattttgggataatttcaaaaacttctccCTTTATACTTTTATAAAGGGAGGATGGAGTGCTAGAGTCTTTTTTAGAAATGCtaatatcattttctttttaccCAGACCtcttgagatttgaaaaattaaactaACCTCCTTtgatattacaaaaaaaaaaaaaaaattgtattagCCTTTATAAAATCTTGAACACCTGACAGTCTCACTTCATTCAGTGATCTTTATTTACAATAAGCAACTTTCAAGCCCCAATCACATGCTCATCTTGTTAAATCCTCGAGTTAAACTTGGAATCTTCACAATTGATttttatttccaatcatcaaatttcatcaattttttctcCCTTAAATAGAGGTACTTTTCTTCCTATACATATTTACTATATAATTTGTGTAACAAATGAGACGGAAGCAATATGGaatattcaataaattttttatacttACACcatcatataattttttttttttttaaaaaaaaacatcatCATATGATTTAAGGAAGGTTTCAATAATTATTAAAACCTCCGGGGAGGTTCCTAAAATTATCCCTTCTGTCTCAAAGACTCCCAACTTGTGTAACAAAGCAAGAATATACGCCTGGTCGAGGAAGAATCATCGGCCCTCTTTATCTGTAACTGTGATGGCGTTCACAGAACAAAATTCTGGATTTCCACGCAACTTGGCTTTGTTGAGGCTCATAATTTCAGAAAAAGCTGGTCGCTTAGGAGAGTCAAGTACCATTGATCCATTCAGGAGCATAGATGCCACATCTAACATTGTTGGTCTATCTGCTGCGTTTTCTTGCACACATAACAAGCCAACACGAACATATTGTAGTGCTTCACTCCTTGGAATCCTTTCATCCAAACAAGAATCAATGATCTCTGAAATTCTTCCTTCTGTCCATAAATCCCACACCTGAAATGTGACAAATGATCGATCATTCTCAAAGGATTGGAGTAAAGGAACTGCACCAAACTGAAACTGAAGGGTATAGGCTACATACATGTCCGATTAAGTTTAGGTGACGATCCGAATCACAGAAAGAAGTGTTCTTCTTTCCGCTTATGATCTCAAGAATCATGACTCCAAAGCTAAATACATCAGACTTCTCGGAGAAAATCCCATCCATGGCATATTCAGGAGACATAtaaccacttttttttttcctcgcaAAAATCAATTATCTCAATTAGCTTACGTACGATATCAGAAAATGGATATTACTCGGAAGCAATACATTGAAACGATAAAGAAGATGATATTCCTTCAACTTACTATGTCCCTACAACGTTCTTCGTACTTCCGCGCAGTTCATTCTCTCCGAAAATTCTGGCAGTTccgaaatctgaaattttgggattcagGTCCGTGTCCAATAAAACATTGCTCGTTTTCAGATCTCTATGGATGATTTTTAATCTGGAATACTTGTGGAGGTACAGAAGCCCTTGAGCTACCCCTTCAACAATTTTCAACCGTCTTTTCCAATCCAATATATCCCGCTTTGCTGCATCTTTAGACAAAGTAGACCCAATATTTTTAGAGTATTCTAATAGTTGTCAAAATAATTTAGACAAGCAAAACCAAATGAAGGTAAATGGATCGCTGAAACTTACCAAAAAGTACCGAATCTAGACTGTTATTCGGCAAGTACTCGTATACTAATAAACGCTCTTCTTTTTCAATGCAATAGCCCAAAAGTTTAACAAGGTTTCGATGCTGCAGCTTTGAGATCACTTTGACTTCATTCTTGAATTGTTCAATTCCATGTCCTGACATTCTATTCAGTCTTTTAACTGCAATCGCTAGCCCATTAACCAGCTTACCCTGAATTCCATGTATCTACGTTAAAACTAAGCAAATAAATAGGGTCTTTAGACTTGAAAATAAATTGTTTCGAGACATATTTATGTTACCTTGTAGACAGGACCAAATCCTCCTTGGCCGAGTTTATTTTCCTCAGAGAAATGATCTGTCGCAATATCTATGCTTGTAAAACTGAAGAACAGTGATTCATCATCCCCTTTGTCATCAAGCTCTGGCGTTTCTGAATCCATGCTTTCTCGACGATATCTTAGTATTCTCGACCGCAGTTTGCAAAGTACTATAGCTGTCAGAAAAGCGGCAACAGAAGCACTAACAACATATAACACTACCCTTGAACTCTTCGATTTCTTTCTTCCACTGGGAGGTCCAacaagaaatgaaggagaacCAGGAGCGAGAGGAAGTGAAGGGCCAGAAGCAGCAGCCTGCATACTTGCTGTACTTTTCTGGCTCAACAGAGAAATCTCAAGTTTCATTCCAGATGATAGCCGTGTATGATGAGAAGGATAATCAAAGCTTTGCCAAACGGTACGCCCAGAACTTGATCTCAGAACTAAGTTCCCGTTATCAAGCAGAGTTGCACTAGTCTTGCTGATCATAACTTTCTGTTGAGCATTCACAGTGAATACTGCAACATGTGGGCTTCCCTGGCCATAAACCTCTAGCCTTCCActttcattcatggttatggcTGAAATTCGAGGCCTGGATGGTGCAGCCAGATAACTATTGGCAGCCCAGACATTGACTGAATGCTTCAGATACACGAACTGAATTACCAAGAGTGAAGAAGAACGATCACTCAGGAACCGAAAACGCTGATTGGAGGACTCCAAGATCTctccattttgtaattttagaGATTCACCAACTCCTAGTGTTTCTTTAGCTCCAGAAAGTGTACATATCATGGCAATAAAGTAAgcaataaaacaagaaaatgttGCCAAATGGCCGTTTGATGTACTGATCATTCTTGCCATTCCAAGAGGGCAACACTCATATCGCTAAAGCTTCTTGATTTTCCCTTCTCTACATTCGAATCATCAACTAGGAGTTGAAAAGCCTTGCTCCAATGCTAGTCTATTTCCTATAGGCTGAAAACGAGTCAGAGTTTGTCGGTAGTTAGAAACCAAGCGCTCATTTGTTGACTTTAAAGTTATGTTTTCAGATTTGAACCGAATATTGACTTGGTTGATCGAGATTGAACTGGATGACATGAATACgtgatatatgtatataatagagataatatataaaaattccTCTTATGTTGGTGATTTACATTGTTATATACATATTTGATGATTTACAATGCTTGCTATACAATGATTTAAAATGTTATATCGCTGCAGTTTCTCCGGCGCCCAGCAGCCCAACTTGAACATATCTTGAAATTTCAGCACAGCAGCCCACGTGAACATATCTTGAAATTTCAGCTTGAACATATCTTGAAATTTCATCACAGCAGCCCGACTTGAACATTTCTTTAAATTTCATGCATGGGAATTGAGTCACCTAAACTGGGATCTGCAATTTCCGAGACCCTTCCGTCTTTCCATAAATCCCACACCTGAAATGtaaaaagaagcaagaaaatgcaAATAAATGGAATTCATATGCTCTAAGAAACTGTAATATACAATCAAGAACTGCAACGTGTCAAGATATATACTCACGTGTCCTACTAAGTTTAAATGATCATCCGTGTCACTGAAAGAAGTGTTCTTCTTTCCACTTTAACGATCATGACTTCACAGAGATGATACCCTTCATGGCATATTCAGGAGACATGTGGGCACTGTTTCATGGCCGTATTAAGCGAGCTATACATATCATGGCTAAGTTACTAATGTGTGTGGATTTTCTGTCTATCACTTCCCCCGGCCGGTATTTCGTTGTGAACATGAACTAAGAGAAGACTGATCCAACATTGACACCACTTCGCAAGAAGACAACTAATTTAGGTAATAAGACATTTTATCTGTGACTGTCAGGTCAAGTAAATGGAGTTCCAGTGTTAATCTTGTTTgaaagagcaaaaaaaaaaaaaaaagaatatttgataAAGCACGTAAATAGTAGTTAACTCACCAAATATGAAATGAATCCAAGCTACCATTGGACGGGTACAAGTCGACTAATAACCGATCCTTGCCATGGATGCAATACCCCTTAAGTTTTAACATGGTTTCAGTGTTGCATCTTAAAGATCAGTTTCGGTTTTAAATTGTTCAATACGATGCCATGACATTATATTCAAGCTTTTCACCGCAGTCTCTTGCCCAGCAGGGAACTTTCCCTGAACCACAAAACTTGCTATATTTAGTGCACATGGAAAGGAGATGAAGTGATAGGTCGTAATTTTGttagttattttataattaacttTCACTATTATCTTACTTATTATTGGTATTTGTGCTTATTGCAGTGAGTTGGAGTAAAATGGGATAAATAGGTGCAAATTTTGAACCATAAATGCTGTTTGGATGGTGCTATTGAGACATGTGGTTGCGTCAACTCAGCACTTAACATGTCCGGAAGGTGCTAGAGAGACATGTGACACCAACTGCCAATTGCAATTGAAAGTGCAATGTGGGAGCCACAATTATTCCATTTGTTGATTATTTGATTTGAATTAACAGGAGTAGTTTTAGTATAGAAAGAAACTTGCTTATTTTTGTGTGGCGGctcaatagaaaagaaaagtcaaagtttGATTAGGACTCTAATTCTAGTGCTTTTGGAGTAGGGCCGGCCGCAAGGTAGAAAAATGCAACAGACTTAGCAGATGAAACCAAAACTAGCCGCACTTGGTTATTTCTAGTCCTCACGGTTGAGTTTGTGAGGGGACCGTTCAGGGACGGTCATTCTGATGACCGTCCTGCCCCGTATCTGATGAAGGTTGTTCTTGACTTTGTTGTTATTCCCGTAAGGCACTGGCCAGAGGCTACGGAGAAAGACATTAGCATTCCCTTTGACTTTGTACTTTTCCTCTCATTCTTAATTGTTCGGATTTTTTCATCGTATAGAGAACAAATGTTTTCGACAATTACTTCTGCGATTTCGCATGGGATTTCCTCCGTAgagatgaactaaatctctttttccaatcaaaaaataATAGAGACTTTGGTTTATCTAAAAATtatgagatcgaattaattttatttattgctcttatttactggtatttgcatattctcTGTTTGTAATGTTTAtggttattttattaattaaataTCTTGGACCCAAACGTTGAACTAATTTATCAATCCGATGTCAATTAgagcattaaatccataattatttaattactctaaaatagtgacaactgacaTGATTATGTTTGTATCAGAAGAATACGTAGGCTAATTTAAAATAATCCTgatagtgtgttatttggttagaatatgACTCCtttaatacgtaaggcaattggaaaattaagtcttacgggcgtacctaaggTTATTTCCTTATTAGAGTACTGACTGACGGGCGTACCTCAGTCATCGAAACAGTAAGGAggagttgactgtcatcgcttgtttggcagttataacttatttattagtTAATAATTGGAATTATCtctgcatcgatgatcagttagTTGAACCATtgctaaagttatttcttgactagatCTTAGCTATTGTTAATTTGGTTTTAGTAATTTGTCATTTAATCTTTTGTtggctatttatttttatttttattcaaatcGTTTACTTATTGCCATTGCTATAAAAAATCCCCCATTGTTAACTTGAACTTTAGTAGAAAcgaattactcccagtccctgtggattcgaccctacttgccctatATACAAATTAACAAGTTCTCATGAATAAATTATGGTATATCGGATTTAGCAAACTCTTCGAAATCAGGGTGAATCTAGTAACCCATTGTACATCTAGAGTCCTGTTCCAGTACTAGAATTGACCTGAAACTACTTTTGTTGGCAactagatttatttttattattatacagGCATCGACAACTTGTCATGAAGAGACCATACTTGTCCccagttacatttccgaaaaaaaggaaaaatcaagggAGGAGAATTGCTAATACTTATTGTCTTGAACACCTTCTTATTGCTGGATATAGTGAACGATTGTGTTTTGCACCTG
It includes:
- the LOC113739758 gene encoding G-type lectin S-receptor-like serine/threonine-protein kinase CES101 isoform X1; translated protein: MARMISTSNGHLATFSCFIAYFIAMICTLSGAKETLGVGESLKLQNGEILESSNQRFRFLSDRSSSLLVIQFVYLKHSVNVWAANSYLAAPSRPRISAITMNESGRLEVYGQGSPHVAVFTVNAQQKVMISKTSATLLDNGNLVLRSSSGRTVWQSFDYPSHHTRLSSGMKLEISLLSQKSTASMQAAASGPSLPLAPGSPSFLVGPPSGRKKSKSSRVVLYVVSASVAAFLTAIVLCKLRSRILRYRRESMDSETPELDDKGDDESLFFSFTSIDIATDHFSEENKLGQGGFGPVYKGKLVNGLAIAVKRLNRMSGHGIEQFKNEVKVISKLQHRNLVKLLGYCIEKEERLLVYEYLPNNSLDSVLFDAAKRDILDWKRRLKIVEGVAQGLLYLHKYSRLKIIHRDLKTSNVLLDTDLNPKISDFGTARIFGENELRGSTKNVVGTYGYMSPEYAMDGIFSEKSDVFSFGVMILEIISGKKNTSFCDSDRHLNLIGHVWDLWTEGRISEIIDSCLDERIPRSEALQYVRVGLLCVQENAADRPTMLDVASMLLNGSMVLDSPKRPAFSEIMSLNKAKLRGNPEFCSVNAITVTDKEGR
- the LOC113739758 gene encoding G-type lectin S-receptor-like serine/threonine-protein kinase CES101 isoform X2, which produces MARMISTSNGHLATFSCFIAYFIAMICTLSGAKETLGVGESLKLQNGEILESSNQRFRFLSDRSSSLLVIQFVYLKHSVNVWAANSYLAAPSRPRISAITMNESGRLEVYGQGSPHVAVFTVNAQQKVMISKTSATLLDNGNLVLRSSSGRTVWQSFDYPSHHTRLSSGMKLEISLLSQKSTASMQAAASGPSLPLAPGSPSFLVGPPSGRKKSKSSRVVLYVVSASVAAFLTAIVLCKLRSRILRYRRESMDSETPELDDKGDDESLFFSFTSIDIATDHFSEENKLGQGGFGPVYKGKLVNGLAIAVKRLNRMSGHGIEQFKNEVKVISKLQHRNLVKLLGYCIEKEERLLVYEYLPNNSLDSVLFAKRDILDWKRRLKIVEGVAQGLLYLHKYSRLKIIHRDLKTSNVLLDTDLNPKISDFGTARIFGENELRGSTKNVVGTYGYMSPEYAMDGIFSEKSDVFSFGVMILEIISGKKNTSFCDSDRHLNLIGHVWDLWTEGRISEIIDSCLDERIPRSEALQYVRVGLLCVQENAADRPTMLDVASMLLNGSMVLDSPKRPAFSEIMSLNKAKLRGNPEFCSVNAITVTDKEGR